The sequence below is a genomic window from Tubulanus polymorphus chromosome 1, tnTubPoly1.2, whole genome shotgun sequence.
ttttaaatgtatttatattatGTGGTGTGATCTCCTGTCGCTTTCGATACCATTGGGAATCACAGTAACTTAGATAAATTGTACCCTTAGGGACTCCTCAAGATTTCCTGTGCCCATAGAGACCACGGGTAACAAAACTGTAAATGGCAAACAAATAGGTAGTTTCATGAGATAAATATTCCCTACATGGGAGTTGAAcctctggggccagttgctcaaaagttggttaaagattaccggccgttaaataccatagttacaatgaaatttcaattgtcaccgtATCAACCaaccactggttaactccaaccaacttttgagcaaccggcccctgatctACTATTTGTTAGTCATATGATATGCTGCACCAACTGAGCCACTACGACAGTGTTGGACCAGTTCATGCCAGTATATATCGGCATAAATAACTAGGACACAGTAACCTCTTAAGTATGTTAGCGCTGTTAATGATGCATAGATTGTAATTGAGGATGTTGTTTTTTCTACAGATCAGGATATACTGATCGATTTGGAGAAGAAGAAGTACTTGGTTTTTACTCCAGCGAGACGTATCGGAGGAAAGCGAGTTGTTTGCTATGATGATCGATATATCGTTAAACTCGCCGCTGAAACTGGAGGAATCGTCGTTTCAAACGACAACTATCGAGATTTAGTCGCCGAAAATCCGGAATATCGAAAAGTTATCGAAGAACGGTTGTTAATGTATTCATTCGTTAATGATCGGTGAGTGACAAATGACATTACTGTCGCCACCTGGTGACAAACGACATTACTGACGCCACCTGGTGACAAACGACATTACTGTCGCCACCTGGTGACAGATGACATTACTGTCACCACCTGACAGATGACATTGCTGACGCCACCTGGTGACAAACAACATTACTGTCGCCACCTGGTGGTATCCTCGATTTCCACTGTCGCTAGCATAGTCCtcgttctttttttttttatcttaaaatagggattgaccctgttatttatttgattggtagatttcgtttgattttctgttttggtgtcccttacaaacccaccacacctgccgggagcgaaacagggggtttgatttggaaatcggaaatcgaagtacagaatGTAGTTGATTTGTCGTCGGTTgaggttacataatttttttcaaaatcgaagtacataattggaaatttcggttccggttcattcaaacaatcatcCAAGTCATCGTTCTTCTTAACCATTGATGTAACACtctgatgaaatatcaataatagcTCTAGGAAACTTGTGTAGAATTTTAAGATTATCATCCTCTTACAAGATTAAgctttatatatgatatattttagGTTTATGCCTCCTGATGATCCGTTAGGAAGACATGGGCCGATTTTAGATAATTTCCTGCGTAAGGAACCACTTCAAACCGATCAGCTACCGATGATTTGTCCGTATCAGAAAAAATGTACATATGGAAATAAATGCAAGTATTATCATCCGGAACGAGGCCTACGACCGCAGAAATCAGTCTCGGAAAAACTGGCCGAAGAGGCAAGACTTAAACTACAGGTCGTTAAAGAGAGGAAATCAGATGATGTGAAAGGTTTGTAGAATTTACTGACAGTTTTTCCATTAACCAGGGTTCATTAAAAGCATGACTGTTATTGATCTcagtatttcaaaattaatgaatagcagtgaattgaattgaaataatctTTTACATTTTCGTTTCTAGTTACACAAACTGAGATGAAGAAACTGCCATCGGAGCCGACCATGATAACGACTCGAGAACACGTGAATATCTCAACGGATCCGGAAAGAAGACGTGTTCAAGACGAGAGGTTAGATAAATATCGTCTGAAAATACAAGAAATCGAGAAACAAGAACAGAAACAACAACAAAGTATTGATAACTCATCGGAGGTCGCGTCAGGTCACCGGGTGTCAGAGGTCGCGTCCGGTCACCGGGTGTCAGAGGTCGCATCAGGTCACCGGGTGTCAGAGGTGGTGTCAGGTCACCGGGTATCGTATAATCCTAGTTATGATAACATACAGATTCCGACGTGCGTTCTACAGCTGTCACCGGGGTTCGACGACGGCTCTCACCTCTCGCTCGCGAAACATCTATCGATGGAAGAATCGATGAAATCTCAAACAGATGTCATCTCTCGCGGTCGAGACTCACTGCCGATCGCGACGATCGGCTCGCAGGTCGAGGAGTTACATCGTAAACTCGATCGGCAGTTGAGTTTGAATAATCCGGATGATTATCGAATCAGTCGACAGAGTTTCTATAAACCATACATGTCGATGAGTACGACGGCTTTAGACTGTACTTTACACGTTAATACGACCGGTCCGATAGTATCCGAACTACCGCGTAGACATCAACAACGAGTGCAGGCGAGAGCCGTATCAGAACGTCCACGATTGTTAGAACACGCGCAGGTCGGACGTATGGCTAGCGATCCATATCCTCGTGTTAAAACGCAACACGATCTGCCGTTGAAACCGAGTAATCGTTGTAATAGTACGTCCGACCTGGGTATAAACGCTACCGGATCGTCGACGTATCTTCCCTCGTCGTCCGAGTTATTGGTGATGAATGAATCGATGGAGCCGTCTGCCGGCGCCTCGTCCTCGTGGAACGACAGACGTCAACATTCGCCGACGAATCCGCAATATCCTCGTTACCAGTTTCATCCGGTTTCAAGACTCGAACCGATGAGACATCAGCACATTCCGCAACAACCGACTGATAGTATAGACAGCGGTCTAACGTATAAATATCAGCAGACGCGTTCTCATCCTGGATTACATTATATAAACATCAATCATCAGCAGAGAATGTCTCCGTACGTATTATCAACTGATTCACCGATTTCAATCGATGATCCTCGTTATCAGTTGTATTATCATTTGTGTTGTATATTCCCTGAAGATCGAGTTCGAAGCGTCATGAACCGTCATCCCAATGAATTAAACCCTCAGAAAATCTGCGCTTATATTCTCGATAAATAAGGGCATCGTTTTACTTAGTAAATCGAATTAGAAGTACAAATTTGgaatcaaaaatagaaatgacttCAGCAATGTGTTGACTAAACTGTGTTCAACTGTAGTTTGAAATTCACAGTAATAAATCATCATGTTTAAAGTGTAATCTCTTCCCCCATCAGTGTTTTAATTGTTGTGATTTATGTATTGAAAGTtattcaattcgatgatgatgatgatgatgatgatgaatgtcAGAATTTTCATCCAATCCTAAAAAACTAGTCTTTAATGAATATAAACTTGTGTATATGTAGTTTAATGTAGTAGTATCGCGTCATTGTAGTTTTCAATGTAAttgacattaaaaaaaaaactatttttcttGTATTCTAATCTGTTTTAATCTCTGGTGATTTTCAGGTTATTATAGAAATGGCTTAATAAGATTAAAACTCCATTATTTGGAGTATAAAGAGTTGTAAAtctaattatatatatacatatatattatatatttgaaatgtctcaAGTTAGGGCTATTTCTTTTCATGTAGTTATTAGAGTTCATACTAAACTTTTGTCTCTTCCGAGTTGAGAATCTCTGAAGTTACTGTTATTTACGTATTAGCTTTTTTTTGTTGTCAAATTATGTAAGATTCCTTCATAAAAAGTCATCAAATTTGGTAAACATTTCCTTGTGGATCAGGGTTTAAAACAATTATTGTCTGAAGGTCTTAATTATCTTCTCTCGAAGTTCTCAACTGTCTTTAAGTAACCGTGAAAAcggttttttcattttttcagctGGCTACTGGCTAGTCACTTCTTTCATGTAAAGTTAGTTCGTTTAATTAGTTTTCAATGAAACTTTCATCAGCAGGACTGACTTTATTCAATCAAGAAATCAATCAAGTTATGAAGCAAACATATGTCCAGTAAGGACATGAAGTTGTATAAGTGAATGTATCTGATACATTATGTCTGtatttatatgtataaattcattatcagTAGATGTAAAAATAAAGCTGGTTCCGATATCAAATTATTGGGCGATAAATCAATAGATTCTAATTGTTCTTATTCAGTCAATATACTGTTGGCCTATGTCTGTACTCTGCATGCAACCACTCAGACAATAGGACTGCCTGTATATCAGCACCTTACGCGAAGGTCGAGGTATTATAGGTAAGATCAAATTAGTTCAACGCATCTCAAACACTGTAGAGTACAGTCGTCTCGCGCTAGGGTGAGCTTTGGTGGGATTAGACGGATAAAGTAAACAatggaagccctgagacgACATGTTGAGTTCGAAAGTTCACAAGCTTATGCTGCAATACGTCCATAAAGacatagagagagagagacataGATGCACTaacgaaaataaaacattgtttaaaaatgtatcaatttATTCAGATGACCACGATAATGATGCAGTATACATATTACAATTAATGAATGTCCCGTCTATAAGATCTACTGAAATATACACTACTAGTAGCAAATACAAGCCCCCTGACTGTTATTCGTTGAAGacttgaaaattcattttaacaataaaacaaaatacagaGTAGACAAAAACAATCCATGATTACACAACAAACACATGGTACAAGTCACAAAATCAGTAGACTCCACTCAAGTCGGGTCATTCCAGATAAAATCGATTTGGACATAATTCATAtacaaaatcagaaaaatatttcaacagttTCTGTTTGAGTAAACGGTTATTGCCGATTCTAATGGTTATCGATCCGACTTAGAGTAGAATTCACTGTTGTATGTTATTTCATTAACGAGAAACAATGACGAGATTCCTATATACACACTTCAAGATTCTATTGTTTGATTCTATAAATGCAATTATTCTATTAATCTTACTAAATGCAATCAGCATTTATTGTTCATCAGGACACAACGATAAATATCCATCATTAATTATAGATACAAAATTACCgaaatatttcacttttaAATCAGTCGATTTCTAACCTGAATTCCAACCCGAAAACTGCTCTAACAGAAAATAAACGACTGGATTTACTCAATAAAATATCGGATATAGATATCACAATTTACACAACAAATAACTAACTCATCCTAAACTAAGAACAAGGGATAATTGACACATGATCAGCTCTGTAAGGGCTGAATACAAGTGGAATGATTTGAGAGGAATGATTTTTGACAGATATAAGACGAGGGTCACTTACACAGTCAAGGCTTAAAGTTCAGACTAACACCATTTGAGTTTTATAGCcagtctaacaacttaagacttgTCTCAGGATTTAAGGTCATTTTTAGACTCACAACTGCGTAACTGGATGTATTTTTCATGCAATCAATACAAACAATTGTCACCaatcttatcaaaatatacatttatcACATTATGCTTTCTACATGTCGTCGCACTAAACACACATAGTCCCGATCACAAACATTTAGCTAAAATATCTTTAAGTAAGCTCGCGACATCGGTTGAGTTATCTTCATCGcctgaaattaaaaacatgaattagtaaatatgtTTTAATCCTACATTTACAAACTCGGGGCTAATTTCACAAATAGCGgaattatgattagtttctTATGGCAACCTTTTATATGACTTCAAAAAAAGGTGAGTTTGTTGTAATGAGCATTGTGAAACCAGACCCAGCACTTATTATCACACGGAGATATCAAATTATTTGTTTGGTGATATACATCATTTATCTGAAGTTTtcgttatttcattttaacgtACCTTCAGTTCGACCAGTGATGTCTTGTTCTAATCTTAATTTACTCTCCTGACATTTCAACATTCCTTCTTCGATTGAATTTTTACTGATAATCCTGATAACAGTCACTtcactacaaaatacaaatactcaattcaataaaattcaataacaGGAAGAATTTGAGTCGTACGATGAGGAATGTTAACTGACCGAGTTTGTCCGACCCTGTGACAACGATCTTCTGCTTGTTTATCGTTGTACGGATTGTAATCAATATCGTGAAGAATGACGGTGTTGGCAGACGTCAAATTGATTCCTAAACCACCGGCTCGAGTCgacaacaaaaatataaatatttccgCGTCGTTGTTATAATCATCAATCAGCTtcaatctgaaatagaattatCATTCATCAGTTGTTAATTAGTTTCAGGAATGTACGCAGAAGGTACAGCCATTGATATTCCTTTGCCACGGATAATCTAGACTGTAAAGCATTCTACTATGTTGACAATCACATTTCCTTGATAATTATGCTCCTTGTAAGCTGCTGCTGTTTGGCTCACTACCCTTAAAGTCTTGTTTGATTTACTTACTCCATACACACCCTAAATCCTAAGTTTCGGTATAAGAAACCCTTTTTTACAATCTTACAGCGCATACTCGCCTCAGACAGATGATTGAAAACGTACCGTTCACTAACAGGTGTTGAACCGTCCAAACGACAGAATTTATAACCTCTAGCATTCAGATATTCCTCCATAATATCCATCATCATCGTGAACTGACTGAATATTAACACTCGATCACCCTACAATACAGTTCATCATACATTCATAGGATTTACAGTAAAACTgtcataaaatataaaatttttcattcatattctactcacattttctttcaaaccCGGAAGAAGTTcgtcaaatttttcaaatttaccCGAACGGCAGATTACATCAGGAGTCAAACAGTATTTATTGATGCACTAAAAAATAGATCAtcacattcaaatataatgttttattaaaacaGTGGTTTATATTTACGCAGATCTACAGAACAGTGTAAACTGTACCTTGTACGCTTTACAAGTTTTATGGATTTCAAAATCGGACATCACTTCAAAATCCTCCAGTATATAATCTTCATTAGCATCGTAATGGCCCGGATCCTTTTAAATACAATTAACAAAATACTTAAATCAGGGCCTACACTCGCtcttcaggactcagttccacagttctgagttagagttaactctgagttaaagttagttcattttcaatgagttaactcagagtcaaatcttaactcagaactgtggaactggacacAGTTGGTTAAAGTTAACCTTTGGATAACTGATATTTTATTCCGAGCCTAGTTCCAGTCAGCTAATGGTTAAATTCacaagtgtggaactggatcctcagttcagagttaactcacaactgtggaactgttcATATTCAAGAATCATATTTTTTCTCAAAACAGTATAACAGGGTCCTGCTGCACTGTTCAGTTTAGAACTTACCCGTCTTTTCAACATTTTCGCCATTTCTCTCAGTTTTTCACGCGTATACTGCGTTCTCTGTAGTAACGAATGATTCGCCCATTTCCTCAACTGCATCACGATATGATTCGTGTTTTGCGAAACGTCTCCTTCCCGTTTTTCGCGATATTGTTTTGAAACGCTTTCCACGAGATCGTCGTATCCTTGTCTCTGTTCGGCGGTCATCGGACAATGAAGGATCTGTTCGATTTTTGACGGTAATTGTTGTAGCACCTAAAATAGCATTATCGACTTCCATTAGTTTTCCAGgctttttggtaaaatttatcaaattccccgagttgTCCCTGATTTTTGGGAAATCGACAGTTTACGAACCTGCGTTTTGAGTCGTCGTAAAACAAATGGATGCATGATTCTCTTCGCGTGTTCAATTCTTTCTCTTTCGTAATTACCTCGAGATTGATCGTTAGTCGTCGTTCCTCGctacaatattcaaatcaaacattaaatttctaaatgcctatttctcaaaatttaaggaaaattctcaaaatttAAAAGCATCATCGATTTAGAATGAGTtcttaaggaatcaaggaattTTAGACCTCTGTTATCTATATTCTATACTTACTGAAAACATTGAGAATATTTTCGGCAACTGGTCGCCCATACTGCGAAACATTTGTGGCATAACGAACGCGAGTAAAGACATCAGTTCAACGAGATTGTTTTGTAGCGGGGTTCCAGTCAGTAACAACCTTCTTCTGATCTGTAAAaccagaaatagaaatatgcGTAAATCAAAAATCTACTGGGAATGATTTCACATTTGACTATcggttaaaacattggaaatggaTTGATTTTAACGCGCTAACTTAATTGAGGTCTTGGGTCTAGACACACTATCAGTAAGAAGTAAGAATTACCTTAATTTTCATCAGATTTTTATATCTCAGTGAAACCATGTTTTTCAACATGTGAGCTTCGTCTAAAACGCCGAAATGGAACTCGTATTTTTTAAACATGACGCGATCGTCCACGTTACCGGTCGCCATCTGATACGTCGTCAGAATCACGTTTATCGTTTCGAAATTATCTTCGTAAATTGATTGTCTGATTCCAATTCGTTCCTCTTGACTACCGTAATACATGATTACTTTTAGATCAGGGCACCATCGATGAAGTTCCCGCGACCAATTCTCTGaaatattataaaattcacgtttatttcattaaacatCATCCACAATTTCTGCATAATTGGATTGTTGTTGCGGATATCCGTGAACCGTGAGAACCATGCCAGCTTACCGAGAGTAGAAGATGGTACTATGATCAAATGCGGACCTTTTTCACCGATCTCGAGTAAATGCGCCAGAAACGATATCGCTTGAATTGTTTTACCCAAAccctaaaaacaaaacaaaatttacagCTTTCGAACAcattctgcaaaaaaaataaacggTTTTCATGAttggaaataaaatattttaccatttcaTCGGCTAAAATTCCATTCAGTTCTTTTCTATTCATCAATGCTAGCCAATTCAATCCTATCATCTGATACGGTTTAAGAGTTAATCTGCAATCAAATCATAttgaatcaattcattttcaattgtttgaTTCCATCCACACTTACGCAAATATCAATCTGCAACCTACACCCCTCACACAtcaatttaaacattttcattatcttccaatttttcaattgatcCCCCCAAACGCCATCTTATCAACTTCACActgcagattgatacctgTATTAATCAGATTGTAACATACTTAGGGTTAATAAGATTAGGTTGTACGACTATCTCAGCGTCCTGACCAGCATTCAGCTCTGTTTGATTCATCAGTACACTAACTGCCGATTCGATATCGTTAGAAATTTTCTCGCaagttttcatcaaattgatcaCTTCGTTTCGATGTCTGATCATTTGTTTCGCGCCTTCGATGATTGAATGAGACAAAATCTTCACTTGGTTTAATTTCTCTTTCTGAAATGAGTCCAAATAATAATGCGTGTAAACTCAGTAACAGAACATCTCACGCTGAAAATGCGGTAGAAATCTTACCAAATCAGTATAATTTTCATAAGGTCTCGCGGCTATGATCGCTGCCGCTTTTTTCTTCGAACAATTCGGTAAAGCTCCACATTCTTCCACTGATGATTCATTGAAGAAATCGACGATAATTTTCTGCAAATCGGAGTCATTTTCTGCTTCGTCCTGTCGATTGTAATTCAAAACGTAAgactttcatttcaaaacgtcGACAGCTCTACCGACTTCAGggaaaaatcattttaccTGATCactgtcatcatcatcaccggAATCATACTCCTCATCATCGTCCGGAAGTTCACCAGCAAAATGTTCGATCGTTTCTGAAgttaaaatgaaagaaatagtAACATTTATACGAAGCATTCAAATTCAGTCACAATGATCAGGATTATACTATGGCTCCAGAACCAAAATGGTCTTAAACCTAAGCATTGATTGCGCAATAAGCTGTTAATGGGTGTCTGGGTTAATGGGTGTCTTCGATTGAACTTACTATTTTTGCGTAATTCTGAGCTGCTCAATTGAcaagattttttatgttttacaGCTAACTCATTGAGATCATCAGATTTAAAACCGTTTTGtgcttttctatttttcatcgTCGCTTGAAGATCTTTGATACTCCACGCCTTAGAAATATCGAGAGAGTCTACGAAAGAAAACGATTGAAATTTCAACCTTTAAGAATATCAACAGGAATGACGAAACTACACACAATTTTAGTCACATTCTTGCCTTTTTCCTCTTTTTGTAAAGATTCAACTGCTTTATCAACATTATTACCGCACAAAGTAAGAACTTCCTTCAGTTTCTACATCAAAACAATTGACAACtatatttgcagtttaaagtAACTacgaattgaaaatgagtttgtaagaataatcaataaatatctTACATCTTTAGGTAGTTTAGGGTAAGCTCCCATTAAAAATTCTAATTGACTATCTTCAGTAGATTGTGAATTGTCAGTAGTAGATTGAGGTAGTGTAGATTCAGTAGATTCCTGCGTCGTAACTGGTTCTGTATCGCTTTCATCCGAAAGAATCACCCTCGCTCTCTTTCGAGCTGGCGCGCTAATCTTCTCGCTATTTTGACTCGAagctgaaaattgaaaaatccgaTTCATATGGATTTTCTACAGCGCGCGAACAGttcgttcatttctataattcagaaatagaatTACTTTGAACATCGCTGTTCATCATTATAATTTTATCAACGGCGTCTTCGTAATTGTTAGCCGATCTGGCAGCGCGCTGCAGCAACATTCTCGGTTGAGTCGGGAATAATTCTTGCAATCGATCAATCATTTGTTGCAGTTCATTCGATGTTAAACACAACCCTATCGTTAGATAGATACGTGACACAAACAGGTGCATGAATCAAACACATTGCACAAATTaaggtccctacagatcagtgattcctggatataaggagttttaaagagaaaatttcatatttcgaggaagcgtctgcatcactttcatatcctgATTACAGAAGACTCCATCGAAATTGGTACCGTTCATCTCGGTTAAAGAAGGTTAAGGgctcattcatttattacgtacacattaggggaggggaggggtaaatgtaattgcgtactgtaaagcttaatgtatatgaaaaaatggccgattttgcgcgtacagagggggttgaaaaattcgaaTTCTATGATAacgtaataaataaatgatccctaattttgtgattttatatgcaaatattcataattgaCAATACTGAACTCAGTTTCTAATTGGGTAACAAAAAGATCCCGCTTCAAAATGTACTGAATTAGGAATGTACAACTTCTGAAGCATCtaaattgcctatttctcaaaattgaaagagTTTTACAGGAGGTTCAGGCACCTTCAAAAGTATTTTCTAATTCGAAGGAGTTTTTATGGAATCATGCAGTCGTAGGGACCCTAACAAAACACATTTTACCCAATCACCAAAAATCAAGTGGAATTTTATTACGAATTTCAGAATTAGAAAACAACATTTTTTACGTGCACGAGTGAAACATGTTAAACCCTGATTGAATACATGCAAACAAATAGATGATTAGTTTACCCTTAACCTGAACACTAAAATAATACAGAAATCTTACAAGAATGTACGGCTGGACTGTCATCATCCTTGACATCATTCTTTTCATCTTCATCACTGGAAAAATCTGCTACTTTTCTTTTCACTcgatatctttaaaaaaaaaaaaacaataaacagAATTTCGAGGAAAAGTTTCGGGAGGCAAAACaacaatttcataatttcatctcgattttaaaatacCTGGGTAATTTTCTTTGACCCTTCGAAAACCAAGGTGATGATTTACTGGTGGTGTTATCATCTGAGTCACTATCATCAATAGGATTCGAGCTTTTACCGATAACATtagattttgtttttagtaTCGGGCTAGTCGGCTGTTGACTTGGTGGTGTTTCTGGAATCATATCAAtatctgtaaaataaataggGCATAGACCTCAGGGTCAACTTTACAACAGATTTCACcttttagtttttttaattaaattagattcatatattcattacatGATTGACTTCTTTGTGACTAATATCCTTTTATGTTTCAGGTTAGACTAAAGGTCAAGGTTTTAATCATGTGGCCCTATTCATCAATTTCTAGAAACCTGTCTACGGTTTAGTTTCAGaattggatattttcacaaaccattTAGCAAGAGTACGAAGGTCATTTTACTTTCAGATTTTTTGGTAGAAGCCGGACGCGAGGACGGGATGGCGTTTGTCAAAGCGTTCCACTCACAACTAATAAAGCCTAGGCCACTATTTCTAAAGATAATTCGTCAAATGATATTACCAATTGAAGGATTTGGTGAATTTGCACCATTCTGAATTCTGTTGTCAATTTCATCAGTTCCATTACAATGATTGGTTCCGTTGGCGTGGTTAGAGGCAGTGCCGCCGCTGCTACTGCTGGTTGATGGTGCATCCTCTGCCGAACTGTCTTTTTTCAGGCTAGTTTTTGGTACAAAACGGTATCGTAGTAAACTCTGGATGGAACTCATGTTTCTGAAGAAATAACAAATTAATTCTTTATCTAAACGAAAAACACACAGACTAAAAAGACTTGACTGTCAGTGATTGAATGAAGTTTAATACATTCTATATTTTATGAAGATTCCGTGAAGATTTTTCACGcagaaatataaaaaagtGAAATGAGTTTTTATAACCGTACTGTTGTTTTATCCTTTCACTAATTGAGCAGTTAGTGATAATTTAGAGCGAGGAGACAGAGAGATGATAATTACACGAGTTCGCGCAATAACATCAACACCAGCCTGTAGCGCCACCCAGTACTCGCTTGCCTGATACAAACCCCAACACCACTATACTCACGTGCCACAGCGTTTCCATAATCCCATATCGACCCCGCTGACGGGGCCGGACCGAGTTGgcattgaaataattaaagggaacttatatcaaaatacgCTGTTATTATATTGACAAAAACGGATTATCGTAAAACCCACAGTATAGCAGTCGCAATCCCCACTACTACTGATTTTGATTAACACCAGAATAGCGCTCACCGAGTCTCCACTCACTCCCACACAGTAAACAGGCAGTCTATCCCCACTCAGTACTCCCACAATAGCGGTCTATCCCCACTCCCCCAGTATAGCAGTCGCAATCCCCACTCACTCTCAATCCCTACAGATTCAGAAGTCTTTTTGAACATGCCAATATCAGCGAGCGGTTGGtttatattcattgaaatatcacTATTTGGGCCGAAATAGtagtaaatatttcaatcaatgaATACAATTCATTACTGGGTCGTTGTCCGTCCTGCTGTTTCTCTCAAATTTACTCCACCATCGAAGAAATTTAGTGAACGAAAACAACACGATTTCAAATAATACAATCAAGTGTAGTATGTATTTTgacaatgaaatataatataacaGTTTGAGAATGAATAGAGCTGAATACAATACACTTCATACGCTAAATACATTCAGAtgacatgtacatatatata
It includes:
- the LOC141910899 gene encoding SWI/SNF-related matrix-associated actin-dependent regulator of chromatin subfamily A containing DEAD/H box 1-like isoform X3, whose translation is MMNSDVQTSSQNSEKISAPARKRARVILSDESDTEPVTTQESTESTLPQSTTDNSQSTEDSQLEFLMGAYPKLPKDKLKEVLTLCGNNVDKAVESLQKEEKDSLDISKAWSIKDLQATMKNRKAQNGFKSDDLNELAVKHKKSCQLSSSELRKNKTIEHFAGELPDDDEEYDSGDDDDSDQDEAENDSDLQKIIVDFFNESSVEECGALPNCSKKKAAAIIAARPYENYTDLKEKLNQVKILSHSIIEGAKQMIRHRNEVINLMKTCEKISNDIESAVSVLMNQTELNAGQDAEIVVQPNLINPKLTLKPYQMIGLNWLALMNRKELNGILADEMGLGKTIQAISFLAHLLEIGEKGPHLIIVPSSTLENWSRELHRWCPDLKVIMYYGSQEERIGIRQSIYEDNFETINVILTTYQMATGNVDDRVMFKKYEFHFGVLDEAHMLKNMVSLRYKNLMKIKIRRRLLLTGTPLQNNLVELMSLLAFVMPQMFRSMGDQLPKIFSMFSRGTTTNDQSRGNYERERIEHAKRIMHPFVLRRLKTQVLQQLPSKIEQILHCPMTAEQRQGYDDLVESVSKQYREKREGDVSQNTNHIVMQLRKWANHSLLQRTQYTREKLREMAKMLKRRDPGHYDANEDYILEDFEVMSDFEIHKTCKAYKCINKYCLTPDVICRSGKFEKFDELLPGLKENGDRVLIFSQFTMMMDIMEEYLNARGYKFCRLDGSTPVSERLKLIDDYNNDAEIFIFLLSTRAGGLGINLTSANTVILHDIDYNPYNDKQAEDRCHRVGQTREVTVIRIISKNSIEEGMLKCQESKLRLEQDITGRTEGDEDNSTDVASLLKDILAKCL
- the LOC141910899 gene encoding SWI/SNF-related matrix-associated actin-dependent regulator of chromatin subfamily A containing DEAD/H box 1-like isoform X1 — protein: MSSIQSLLRYRFVPKTSLKKDSSAEDAPSTSSSSGGTASNHANGTNHCNGTDEIDNRIQNGANSPNPSIDIDMIPETPPSQQPTSPILKTKSNVIGKSSNPIDDSDSDDNTTSKSSPWFSKGQRKLPRYRVKRKVADFSSDEDEKNDVKDDDSPAVHSSSSQNSEKISAPARKRARVILSDESDTEPVTTQESTESTLPQSTTDNSQSTEDSQLEFLMGAYPKLPKDKLKEVLTLCGNNVDKAVESLQKEEKDSLDISKAWSIKDLQATMKNRKAQNGFKSDDLNELAVKHKKSCQLSSSELRKNKTIEHFAGELPDDDEEYDSGDDDDSDQDEAENDSDLQKIIVDFFNESSVEECGALPNCSKKKAAAIIAARPYENYTDLKEKLNQVKILSHSIIEGAKQMIRHRNEVINLMKTCEKISNDIESAVSVLMNQTELNAGQDAEIVVQPNLINPKLTLKPYQMIGLNWLALMNRKELNGILADEMGLGKTIQAISFLAHLLEIGEKGPHLIIVPSSTLENWSRELHRWCPDLKVIMYYGSQEERIGIRQSIYEDNFETINVILTTYQMATGNVDDRVMFKKYEFHFGVLDEAHMLKNMVSLRYKNLMKIKIRRRLLLTGTPLQNNLVELMSLLAFVMPQMFRSMGDQLPKIFSMFSRGTTTNDQSRGNYERERIEHAKRIMHPFVLRRLKTQVLQQLPSKIEQILHCPMTAEQRQGYDDLVESVSKQYREKREGDVSQNTNHIVMQLRKWANHSLLQRTQYTREKLREMAKMLKRRDPGHYDANEDYILEDFEVMSDFEIHKTCKAYKCINKYCLTPDVICRSGKFEKFDELLPGLKENGDRVLIFSQFTMMMDIMEEYLNARGYKFCRLDGSTPVSERLKLIDDYNNDAEIFIFLLSTRAGGLGINLTSANTVILHDIDYNPYNDKQAEDRCHRVGQTREVTVIRIISKNSIEEGMLKCQESKLRLEQDITGRTEGDEDNSTDVASLLKDILAKCL